The proteins below are encoded in one region of Micromonospora sp. DSM 45708:
- a CDS encoding RNA 2'-phosphotransferase, translated as MEHRDLVRVSRRMSLALRHRPDRFGLALDRAGWVPVTDLLAAMRISRVELDAVVADNDKQRFAVAPGPDGADRIRANQGHSVPVDLGLTPASPPGRLYHGTADGVLDAIRAEGLRRGRRHHVHLSPDVATARRVGARRSGAVVVLTVDAATMADHGYLFYRSANGVWLTDTVPPGYLVVSTP; from the coding sequence ATGGAGCACCGTGATCTGGTCCGGGTGAGCAGGCGGATGTCGTTGGCGTTGCGTCACCGTCCCGACCGGTTCGGCCTGGCGCTCGACCGGGCCGGCTGGGTGCCGGTCACCGACCTGCTCGCCGCGATGCGGATCAGCCGCGTCGAGCTGGACGCCGTGGTCGCCGACAACGACAAGCAGCGCTTCGCGGTGGCGCCCGGCCCGGACGGGGCCGACCGGATCCGCGCCAACCAGGGCCACTCGGTCCCGGTCGACCTCGGCCTGACGCCGGCGTCGCCGCCCGGCCGGCTCTACCACGGCACCGCCGACGGGGTGCTGGACGCGATCCGGGCCGAGGGGCTGCGGCGGGGGCGCCGGCACCACGTACACCTGTCGCCGGACGTGGCGACGGCCCGGCGGGTCGGCGCGCGGCGCTCCGGCGCGGTGGTCGTGCTCACGGTCGACGCCGCCACCATGGCCGACCACGGATACCTGTTCTACCGGTCGGCGAACGGGGTGTGGTTGACCGACACCGTCCCGCCGGGCTACCTGGTCGTCAGCACGCCGTGA
- a CDS encoding sulfite oxidase has product MSRFPSPAEVVHDAERSRQWLAGAAHGAGVDRDALRELGAAMAAVTAAAAEREPVALTAVPVGVDPPIAKPLPPELLRRLDTNAEMRWSAMAGQGYVVPTDRFFVRNHTVTPRLDPATWRLSLFGDGLHGAPTRTAPVEFSLDELRRLPAEESTALVECAGNGRRFFAAQQGEPAPGVAWGLGGVGVARWRGVRLGTVLRRAGLRDDAVDVMPEGLDPHYVTGGIDLGRVRRPLPVAKALDDVLLAYEMNGAPLPADHGFPVRVVVPGWIGISSIKWVGPVEVSTTPLFSPWNTQFYRLFGPGHPADGTLLGAQPVKSAFELAWDARVPAGAELLLRGRSWSGNGPIERVEVDTGDGWRAADLVAADRGGPWQRWTVRWRPPTAGRHTLRARATDRTGAGQPERADPNTLAYLFDAVVAHPVTAC; this is encoded by the coding sequence GTGAGCCGTTTTCCGTCCCCCGCCGAAGTCGTCCACGACGCCGAACGGAGCCGGCAGTGGCTCGCCGGTGCGGCGCACGGCGCGGGCGTCGACCGCGACGCGCTGCGGGAGCTGGGCGCGGCGATGGCCGCGGTCACCGCCGCCGCCGCGGAGCGCGAGCCGGTCGCGCTGACCGCCGTCCCGGTCGGCGTCGACCCGCCGATCGCCAAGCCGCTGCCGCCGGAGCTGCTGCGGCGGTTGGACACCAACGCCGAGATGCGCTGGTCGGCGATGGCCGGCCAGGGATACGTGGTCCCGACCGACCGCTTCTTCGTCCGCAACCACACCGTGACCCCGCGGCTCGACCCGGCCACCTGGCGACTGTCGTTGTTCGGCGACGGGCTGCACGGCGCACCGACCCGGACCGCGCCGGTGGAGTTCAGCCTCGACGAGCTGCGCCGGCTGCCGGCCGAGGAGAGCACCGCGCTGGTCGAGTGCGCCGGCAACGGGCGACGGTTCTTCGCCGCCCAGCAGGGCGAGCCGGCCCCGGGCGTGGCCTGGGGGCTGGGCGGCGTGGGGGTGGCCCGCTGGCGCGGCGTCCGGCTCGGCACGGTGCTGCGCCGGGCCGGCCTGCGCGACGACGCGGTGGACGTGATGCCCGAGGGCCTCGACCCGCACTACGTCACCGGCGGGATCGACCTGGGCCGGGTCCGCCGGCCGCTGCCGGTCGCCAAGGCGCTCGACGACGTGCTGCTGGCGTACGAGATGAACGGCGCGCCGCTGCCGGCCGACCACGGTTTCCCGGTGCGGGTGGTGGTCCCCGGCTGGATCGGCATCTCCTCGATCAAGTGGGTGGGGCCGGTGGAGGTCTCCACCACGCCGCTGTTCTCACCGTGGAACACCCAGTTCTACCGCCTGTTCGGCCCCGGCCACCCCGCCGACGGCACCCTGCTGGGCGCGCAGCCGGTGAAGAGCGCGTTCGAGCTCGCCTGGGACGCCCGGGTGCCGGCCGGCGCGGAGCTGCTGCTGCGCGGCCGGTCCTGGTCCGGCAACGGCCCGATCGAACGGGTCGAGGTGGACACCGGCGACGGGTGGCGCGCGGCCGACCTGGTGGCCGCCGACCGGGGCGGCCCCTGGCAGCGCTGGACCGTCCGCTGGCGCCCACCGACCGCCGGCCGGCACACGCTGCGCGCCCGCGCCACCGACCGCACCGGCGCCGGCCAGCCCGAGCGGGCCGACCCGAACACGCTGGCCTACCTCTTCGACGCCGTGGTGGCGCATCCGGTCACGGCGTGCTGA
- a CDS encoding selenium-binding protein SBP56-related protein, producing the protein MTRWTPDPTFYPSPTLAAAAPAEKLAYVAAFDRAGQQPDAIAVLDTDPDSDTYGRVVGWTELPHTGDELHHFGWNACSSALCPTAPHPHVERRYLIVPGLRSSRIHVLDTKPDPRRPELVKVIEAKELGERAGYSRPHTVHCGPDGIYVSALGGADGEEGPGGIAVLDHTTFEVRGAWEADRGPQFLAYDFWWHYTQDVLVTSEWGTPSMIEDGIVGELLLGRRYGHALHFWDLAKRRHVQRVDLGDAYQMPLELRPAHDPTRSYGFVGVVISVEDLSASIWLWHRDGDAWAVTKVIDIPAEPADADDLPELLKPFGAVPPLVTDIDLSVDDRFLHVSCWGTGELVRYDVSDPFHPVRVGSVRLGGIVNRTPHPAFPDEPLAGGPQMVEISRDGRRVYVSNSLYGAWDDQFYPDGVGAWVAKLDVDEEHGGLVPDPRFFPRGEEFRGRRVHQTRLQGGDASSDSYCFP; encoded by the coding sequence ATGACCCGCTGGACCCCGGACCCGACCTTCTATCCCTCCCCCACGCTGGCCGCCGCCGCGCCCGCCGAGAAGCTGGCGTACGTGGCCGCGTTCGACCGCGCCGGGCAGCAACCGGACGCCATCGCGGTGCTGGACACCGACCCGGACTCCGACACGTACGGTCGGGTGGTCGGCTGGACCGAGCTGCCGCACACCGGCGACGAGCTGCACCACTTCGGGTGGAACGCGTGCAGCAGCGCGCTCTGCCCGACCGCCCCGCACCCGCACGTGGAACGCCGCTACCTGATCGTGCCCGGCCTGCGCTCGTCCCGCATCCACGTGCTGGACACCAAACCGGACCCGCGCCGACCCGAGCTGGTCAAGGTGATCGAGGCGAAGGAGCTGGGCGAGCGGGCCGGCTACTCCCGCCCGCACACGGTGCACTGCGGGCCGGACGGCATCTACGTCTCCGCGCTCGGGGGCGCCGACGGCGAGGAGGGGCCGGGCGGCATCGCGGTGCTCGACCACACCACCTTCGAGGTACGCGGCGCGTGGGAGGCCGACCGGGGGCCGCAGTTCCTGGCGTACGACTTCTGGTGGCACTACACGCAGGACGTGCTGGTCACCAGCGAGTGGGGCACCCCGTCGATGATCGAGGACGGCATCGTCGGTGAGCTGCTGCTGGGCCGTCGCTACGGGCACGCGCTGCACTTCTGGGACCTGGCGAAGCGCCGGCACGTGCAACGCGTCGACCTCGGCGACGCGTACCAGATGCCGCTGGAGCTGCGCCCCGCGCACGACCCGACGAGGTCGTACGGCTTCGTCGGCGTGGTGATCAGCGTCGAGGACCTGTCCGCCTCGATCTGGCTGTGGCACCGCGACGGCGACGCCTGGGCGGTGACCAAGGTGATCGACATCCCGGCCGAGCCGGCCGACGCGGACGACCTGCCCGAGCTGCTCAAACCGTTCGGGGCGGTGCCGCCGCTGGTCACCGACATCGACCTGTCGGTGGACGACCGGTTCCTGCACGTCTCCTGCTGGGGCACCGGCGAGCTGGTCCGCTACGACGTCAGCGACCCGTTCCACCCGGTGCGGGTCGGCTCGGTACGGCTGGGCGGCATCGTGAACCGCACCCCGCATCCGGCGTTTCCGGACGAGCCGCTCGCCGGCGGCCCGCAGATGGTCGAGATCAGCCGCGACGGTCGCCGCGTCTACGTCAGCAACTCGCTCTACGGGGCGTGGGACGACCAGTTCTATCCCGACGGGGTGGGCGCCTGGGTGGCGAAGCTGGACGTCGACGAGGAGCACGGTGGCCTCGTGCCCGACCCGCGGTTCTTTCCGCGCGGGGAGGAGTTCCGCGGCCGGCGGGTGCACCAGACCCGGTTGCAGGGCGGCGACGCCTCGTCCGACTCGTACTGCTTCCCGTGA
- a CDS encoding ABC transporter ATP-binding protein → MATRVARDLTGPVLTARAVTRSFGPAVVLAGVDLTVATGETVALLGGSGSGKSTLLRVLAGLDDDAGGTHLVHGAAAVVFQEHRLLPWKRVADNVALGLTGRDVGARVDRALAEVGLADRGRAWPAELSGGQAQRVAVARALVREPDLLLLDEPFGALDALTRLRMQGLLRRLRAQHGFAALLVTHDVEEALLLADRVLLLDGGVIAEEVPVDLGPAPRPDDPALGALRRRLLDRLGVPTS, encoded by the coding sequence GTGGCGACGCGGGTTGCGCGCGACCTGACCGGGCCGGTGCTCACCGCACGCGCGGTGACCCGGTCCTTCGGCCCCGCCGTGGTGCTGGCCGGGGTCGACCTCACCGTCGCCACCGGAGAGACGGTGGCGCTGCTCGGCGGCAGCGGCTCCGGCAAGAGCACGCTGCTGCGCGTGCTCGCCGGGCTGGACGACGACGCCGGCGGCACGCACCTGGTGCACGGCGCCGCCGCGGTGGTGTTCCAGGAGCACCGGCTGCTGCCCTGGAAGCGGGTGGCCGACAACGTCGCGCTCGGTCTCACCGGCCGGGACGTCGGCGCCCGGGTGGACCGCGCGCTGGCCGAGGTCGGGCTCGCCGACCGGGGCCGGGCCTGGCCGGCCGAGCTGTCCGGCGGGCAGGCGCAGCGCGTCGCGGTGGCGCGGGCGCTGGTCCGGGAACCGGACCTGCTGCTGCTCGACGAGCCGTTCGGCGCGTTGGACGCGCTGACCCGGCTGCGCATGCAGGGGCTGCTGCGCCGGCTGCGCGCGCAGCACGGCTTCGCCGCGCTGCTGGTCACCCACGACGTTGAGGAGGCGCTGCTGCTCGCCGACCGCGTCCTGCTGCTCGACGGGGGCGTGATCGCCGAGGAGGTCCCGGTGGACCTCGGCCCCGCCCCGCGCCCCGACGACCCGGCCCTCGGCGCGCTGCGCCGCCGGCTGCTCGACCGCCTCGGCGTCCCCACCTCCTGA
- a CDS encoding ABC transporter permease produces MTGPALAEAPTPVVPSPAPRRPRARTARRWWRLVSPVVLVLGWEVAARAGLLSPEKLPAPSTVLATGARLVADGTLGVHLLDSLTRAALGLLIGGGLALVLGAAAGLLRLGDDLVDPPVQMARMLPHLGLVPLLIIWVGIGESLKVTLVALGAFFPIYFNLYAGIRDIDERLVEAARTCGLGAAARLRHVVLPGALPALFLGLRLAIGAAWLSLVVGEQVNAQTGVGFLMMEAREFSQTDVVVLGLLVYALLGLASDLLIRYAERRTLTWRRGLRAT; encoded by the coding sequence GTGACCGGCCCGGCGCTGGCCGAGGCGCCCACCCCGGTCGTACCGTCGCCGGCGCCCCGACGACCGCGCGCCCGCACCGCTCGGCGGTGGTGGCGGCTGGTCAGTCCGGTCGTGCTGGTGCTCGGCTGGGAGGTCGCCGCGCGGGCCGGCCTGCTTTCCCCGGAGAAGCTGCCGGCGCCGAGCACGGTGCTGGCCACCGGCGCGCGGCTGGTCGCCGACGGCACACTCGGCGTGCACCTGCTCGACTCGCTCACCCGCGCCGCGCTCGGCCTGCTCATCGGCGGCGGCCTGGCGCTGGTGCTCGGCGCCGCGGCCGGGCTGCTGCGGCTCGGCGACGACCTGGTCGACCCGCCGGTGCAGATGGCCCGGATGCTGCCGCACCTGGGCCTGGTCCCGCTGCTCATCATCTGGGTCGGCATCGGCGAGTCGCTGAAGGTCACGCTGGTCGCGCTCGGCGCGTTCTTCCCGATCTACTTCAACCTGTACGCCGGCATCCGCGACATCGACGAGCGCCTCGTCGAGGCGGCCCGCACCTGCGGCCTGGGCGCCGCCGCCCGGCTGCGGCACGTGGTGCTGCCGGGCGCGCTGCCCGCGCTCTTCCTCGGGCTGCGGCTGGCCATCGGCGCGGCCTGGCTGAGCCTCGTCGTCGGCGAGCAGGTCAACGCCCAGACCGGCGTCGGCTTCCTGATGATGGAGGCCCGCGAGTTCAGCCAGACCGACGTGGTCGTGCTCGGCCTGCTCGTCTACGCGCTGCTGGGCCTGGCCTCGGACCTGCTCATCCGGTACGCGGAGCGGAGGACGCTGACGTGGCGACGCGGGTTGCGCGCGACCTGA
- a CDS encoding sulfonate ABC transporter substrate-binding protein: MRTPSRPRRRVTALLTTLVLLVAATLTGCGGEAADARDGDGGPLRIGYQRFGGLSLVKARGTARNVTWSLFESGPALTEALKAGSIDIGQVGEAPPVFAAAGKIPFSVIGTSEPIPRGEAVLVKADSPYRSFADLRGRTVALNKGSNVHWLLVKLLEANRMTLADLNVKYLKPAEGRPAFDNGQVDAWIIWDPYFALAERPGVRVLADATGLAGNREYVLAAPDAVQHRTDDVRAFLDTYRETTDWGIAHPAERAAVLAPELKIPLDVTTRALARSATPLAPVNPDIGRELQAIADSFVALKLVPGPVDIAGRVDDRFTEAFR; this comes from the coding sequence ATGCGTACCCCGTCGAGACCCCGCCGCCGGGTGACCGCGCTGCTCACCACGCTCGTGCTGCTCGTCGCCGCGACGCTGACCGGCTGCGGGGGCGAAGCCGCCGACGCCCGCGACGGCGACGGCGGACCGCTGCGGATCGGCTACCAACGCTTCGGCGGACTCAGCCTGGTCAAGGCGCGCGGCACCGCGCGCAACGTCACCTGGTCGCTGTTCGAGAGCGGCCCGGCGCTCACCGAGGCGCTCAAGGCCGGCTCCATCGACATCGGGCAGGTCGGCGAGGCCCCACCGGTCTTCGCCGCCGCCGGGAAGATCCCGTTCTCCGTGATCGGCACGTCCGAGCCCATCCCGCGGGGCGAGGCGGTGCTGGTCAAGGCGGACAGCCCGTACCGGAGCTTCGCCGACCTGCGCGGGCGGACCGTCGCGCTGAACAAGGGCTCCAACGTGCACTGGCTGCTGGTGAAGCTGCTGGAGGCGAACCGGATGACGCTCGCCGACCTCAACGTGAAGTACCTCAAGCCGGCCGAGGGACGACCCGCGTTCGACAACGGGCAGGTCGACGCGTGGATCATCTGGGATCCCTACTTCGCGCTGGCCGAGCGGCCCGGCGTGCGGGTGCTCGCCGACGCCACCGGCCTGGCCGGCAACCGGGAGTACGTGCTGGCCGCGCCCGACGCGGTGCAGCACCGCACCGACGACGTCCGGGCCTTCCTGGACACCTACCGCGAGACCACCGACTGGGGCATCGCCCACCCGGCGGAGCGGGCCGCCGTGCTCGCCCCCGAGCTGAAGATCCCGCTGGACGTAACCACCCGGGCGCTGGCCCGCAGCGCCACGCCGCTCGCGCCGGTCAACCCGGACATCGGCCGCGAGTTGCAGGCCATCGCGGACAGCTTCGTGGCGCTGAAGCTGGTGCCGGGACCGGTGGACATCGCCGGCCGGGTGGACGACCGGTTCACCGAGGCGTTCCGGTGA
- a CDS encoding LLM class flavin-dependent oxidoreductase, translating to MSLTFHWFLPTYGDSRDIVGGGHGVPVGTAGGVRQADVAYLGQIARSAEQLGFVGALTPTGAWCEDAWLTTAMLTQVTERLRFLVAFRPGLLSPTLAAQMASTFQRLSGGRLLLNVVTGGESTEQRAYGDFLDKDARYARTDEFLHVVRALWRGETVDHDGAHLRVSGARLGRLPDPVPPVYFGGSSAAAGPVAARHSDVYLTWGEPPAQVAGKLDWIRGLATTAGRELRYGIRLHVISRDTADEAWAQARRLLDGIAEDDIRAVQEGLRRSESEGQRRMLDLHGGSRDGLEIAPNLWAGVGLVRGGAGTALVGSHTEVADRIAEYHALGIDEFILSGHPHLEEAYWFGEGVLPILRRRGLWRHPDGEPTVEASVGVPFAPRPVPARG from the coding sequence ATGTCGCTCACCTTCCACTGGTTCCTGCCGACCTACGGCGACAGCCGGGACATCGTGGGCGGTGGGCACGGCGTGCCGGTGGGCACCGCCGGGGGTGTGCGCCAAGCCGACGTGGCCTACCTCGGCCAGATCGCCCGCAGCGCCGAACAGCTCGGCTTCGTCGGCGCGCTGACCCCCACCGGCGCCTGGTGCGAGGACGCCTGGCTGACCACCGCCATGCTCACCCAGGTGACCGAGCGGCTGAGGTTCCTCGTGGCGTTCCGGCCCGGCCTGCTCTCACCCACGCTCGCCGCGCAGATGGCCTCCACCTTCCAGCGGCTCTCCGGCGGCCGGCTGCTGCTCAACGTGGTCACCGGCGGCGAGTCCACCGAACAGCGGGCGTACGGCGACTTCCTCGACAAGGACGCCCGGTACGCGCGTACCGACGAGTTCCTGCACGTGGTGCGCGCGTTGTGGCGTGGCGAGACGGTTGACCACGACGGCGCCCACCTCCGCGTCTCCGGCGCCCGGCTGGGCCGGCTGCCGGACCCGGTGCCGCCGGTCTACTTCGGTGGGTCGTCTGCCGCCGCCGGGCCGGTGGCGGCCCGACACAGTGACGTCTACCTGACCTGGGGCGAGCCGCCCGCGCAGGTGGCCGGCAAGCTGGACTGGATCCGTGGGCTGGCCACCACCGCCGGCCGCGAGCTGCGGTACGGCATCCGGCTGCACGTGATCAGCCGGGACACCGCCGACGAGGCGTGGGCGCAGGCCCGCCGCCTGCTCGACGGCATCGCCGAGGACGACATCCGGGCCGTGCAGGAGGGGCTGCGGCGCAGCGAGTCCGAGGGCCAGCGACGGATGCTGGACCTGCACGGCGGCTCCCGCGACGGGCTGGAGATCGCGCCCAACCTGTGGGCCGGGGTGGGGCTGGTCCGGGGCGGCGCGGGCACCGCGCTGGTCGGCAGCCACACCGAGGTCGCCGACCGGATCGCCGAGTACCACGCGCTCGGCATCGACGAGTTCATCCTCTCCGGCCACCCGCACCTGGAGGAGGCGTACTGGTTCGGCGAGGGCGTGCTGCCGATCCTGCGCCGACGGGGGCTGTGGCGGCACCCGGACGGCGAGCCGACCGTCGAGGCGTCGGTCGGCGTGCCGTTCGCACCCCGACCGGTGCCGGCCCGGGGCTGA
- a CDS encoding NUDIX domain-containing protein has protein sequence MTAYSHCSFCGAAYPAGAGWPRVCRACGETVWRNPLPVAVAVQPVRTPDGLGVVAVRRDIEPARGELALPGGFIEYGEEWDEALVRELREETGLLAEAGEARLFAVHGAPAGGAMMVFGVLPERPVGDLPPSAPTEEATEWLVLVEPVELAFSTHTRVLADFLAGRHPR, from the coding sequence GTGACCGCGTACTCGCACTGCTCGTTCTGCGGCGCGGCCTACCCGGCGGGCGCCGGGTGGCCACGCGTCTGCCGGGCCTGCGGCGAGACGGTGTGGCGCAACCCGCTGCCGGTGGCGGTGGCGGTGCAGCCGGTCCGCACGCCCGACGGGCTCGGCGTGGTGGCCGTCCGCCGGGACATCGAGCCGGCCCGCGGCGAGCTCGCGCTGCCCGGCGGCTTCATCGAGTACGGCGAGGAGTGGGACGAGGCGCTGGTGCGGGAGCTGCGCGAGGAGACCGGGCTGCTCGCCGAGGCCGGCGAGGCGCGGCTGTTCGCGGTGCACGGCGCGCCGGCCGGCGGCGCCATGATGGTCTTCGGCGTGCTGCCCGAGCGGCCGGTCGGCGACCTGCCGCCGTCCGCGCCGACCGAGGAGGCCACCGAGTGGCTGGTGCTCGTCGAGCCGGTCGAGCTGGCGTTCTCCACGCACACCCGGGTCCTCGCCGACTTCCTGGCCGGCCGGCACCCGCGCTGA
- a CDS encoding NADAR family protein, translating into MSVGAGRMRGMPIRSVADLTAVLDAGQPVRYLHFWGHRPQRDGSVGAGCLSQWWPAAFTVDGREFATAEHWMMWHKATLFDDHEVAARVLTATHPHRAKALGRQVRGFDEATWAARRREIVVAGSVAKFGQHDPLRRFLLGTGDRVLVEASPTDRVWGIGLTADDPRAADPATWRGENLLGFALMQAREQLAGPA; encoded by the coding sequence ATGTCGGTGGGGGCGGGCAGGATGCGGGGCATGCCGATCCGATCCGTCGCCGACCTGACCGCCGTGCTCGACGCCGGCCAGCCGGTGAGATACCTGCACTTCTGGGGGCACCGGCCGCAGCGTGACGGCAGCGTCGGCGCCGGCTGCCTGAGCCAGTGGTGGCCGGCGGCGTTCACCGTGGACGGTCGCGAGTTCGCCACCGCCGAGCACTGGATGATGTGGCACAAGGCCACCCTCTTCGACGACCACGAGGTCGCCGCGCGGGTGCTCACCGCCACGCACCCGCACCGGGCCAAGGCGCTCGGCCGGCAGGTGCGCGGCTTCGACGAGGCCACCTGGGCGGCCCGCCGCCGGGAGATCGTGGTGGCCGGCAGCGTGGCCAAGTTCGGCCAGCACGACCCGTTGCGGCGGTTCCTGCTCGGCACCGGCGACCGGGTGCTGGTGGAGGCGAGCCCGACGGATCGGGTCTGGGGCATCGGCCTGACCGCCGACGATCCGCGCGCCGCCGACCCGGCGACCTGGCGGGGCGAGAACCTGCTCGGCTTCGCCCTGATGCAGGCACGCGAGCAGTTGGCCGGCCCGGCGTGA
- a CDS encoding SRPBCC family protein, with protein MIDVTGQISAVERRIGDRTLPAGQARVLTISQTYDAPVADVFDACTNPERIPRWFLPVSGELSPGGRYRLEGNAEGTVQRCDPPHGFAATWEFGGEVSWIEVRLSDAGAGRTRFELEHVAHVDDQRWAEYGPGAVGIGWDLALVGLASHLGAEHVPAGAGVDPAAAAGWMGSDEGRRFVTESGARWTAASVDAGTPADQARGAGERVVAFYTGAATP; from the coding sequence ATGATCGACGTGACCGGGCAGATCAGCGCCGTCGAGCGCCGGATCGGCGACCGTACGCTCCCCGCCGGGCAGGCGCGGGTGCTCACCATCAGCCAGACGTACGACGCGCCGGTGGCCGACGTCTTCGACGCCTGCACCAATCCGGAGCGCATCCCCCGCTGGTTCCTGCCGGTCTCCGGCGAGCTGAGCCCCGGTGGCCGGTACCGGCTGGAGGGCAACGCCGAGGGCACCGTGCAGCGGTGCGACCCGCCGCACGGCTTCGCCGCCACCTGGGAGTTCGGCGGGGAGGTCAGTTGGATCGAGGTGCGCCTGAGCGACGCCGGCGCCGGCCGTACCCGCTTCGAGCTGGAGCACGTCGCCCACGTCGACGACCAGCGGTGGGCCGAGTACGGCCCGGGCGCCGTCGGCATCGGCTGGGACCTCGCACTGGTCGGGCTCGCCTCCCACCTCGGCGCCGAACACGTGCCGGCCGGCGCCGGCGTCGACCCCGCGGCGGCGGCCGGGTGGATGGGCTCCGACGAGGGCCGCCGGTTCGTCACCGAGTCCGGCGCACGGTGGACGGCGGCCAGCGTGGACGCCGGCACCCCGGCCGACCAGGCGCGCGGCGCGGGCGAGCGGGTCGTGGCCTTCTACACCGGCGCCGCCACCCCGTGA
- a CDS encoding ArsR/SmtB family transcription factor translates to MHAFDVLGDPVRRRILELLADGEQPAGALGETVRREFGISQPAVSQHLKVLREHGFTVVRAEGTRRLYAVDPGPLREIDAWLAGFRRFWTPPLAALATELARGRRERRLREDDSDDERTNP, encoded by the coding sequence GTGCACGCCTTCGACGTCCTCGGCGACCCGGTGCGCCGCCGCATCCTGGAGCTGCTCGCCGACGGCGAGCAGCCGGCCGGCGCACTCGGCGAGACGGTGCGGCGCGAGTTCGGCATCAGCCAGCCGGCGGTCTCCCAGCACCTCAAGGTGCTCCGCGAACACGGCTTCACCGTCGTGCGCGCCGAGGGCACCCGCCGGCTCTACGCGGTGGACCCCGGCCCGCTGCGCGAGATCGACGCGTGGCTGGCCGGGTTCCGCCGCTTCTGGACGCCGCCGCTGGCGGCGCTCGCCACCGAGCTGGCCCGGGGCCGCCGCGAACGGCGGCTGCGCGAGGACGATTCCGACGACGAGAGGACCAACCCATGA
- a CDS encoding peptidoglycan recognition protein family protein — protein MSVPLPRRAVLRGAVLLGAAAGAGALTQVGADRDARAAATRVDQPTIANCATWSARPPSSPVSVVQSRPNKIIIHHTAFPNTTDYSLAQAYRNSRDIQNLHMDSNGWLDSGQHFTNSRGGYLTEGRHGSLYGLLHGQSMVQGAHCVGQNSQAIGIENDGIYLDVQPPQALWDSLVWFCAFTCQQYGIAPTEIYGHKDFNSTQCPGLLHDRLPELRRTVASRLGA, from the coding sequence ATGTCCGTTCCTCTCCCCCGGCGGGCCGTGCTGCGCGGCGCGGTCCTGCTCGGCGCCGCCGCCGGCGCCGGCGCGCTGACCCAGGTCGGCGCCGACCGCGACGCCCGGGCCGCCGCCACCCGGGTCGACCAGCCGACGATCGCCAACTGCGCGACCTGGAGCGCCCGCCCCCCGTCGTCGCCGGTGAGCGTGGTGCAGAGCCGACCCAACAAGATCATCATTCATCACACCGCGTTCCCGAACACCACCGACTACAGCCTCGCCCAGGCCTACCGGAACTCCCGCGACATCCAGAACCTGCACATGGACAGCAACGGCTGGCTCGACTCCGGGCAGCACTTCACCAACAGCCGGGGCGGCTACCTGACCGAGGGCCGGCACGGCAGCCTGTACGGGCTGCTGCACGGGCAGAGCATGGTGCAGGGCGCGCACTGCGTCGGGCAGAACAGTCAGGCCATCGGCATCGAGAACGACGGCATCTACCTCGACGTGCAGCCGCCGCAGGCGCTCTGGGACAGCCTGGTCTGGTTCTGCGCGTTCACCTGCCAGCAGTACGGCATCGCGCCCACCGAGATCTACGGGCACAAGGACTTCAACTCCACGCAGTGCCCCGGCCTGCTGCACGACCGGCTGCCCGAGCTGCGGCGTACCGTCGCCAGCCGACTCGGCGCCTGA
- a CDS encoding lysozyme, translated as MHRHLRSALRAAGAALLATVTAAAAALIGAAPAHAAPAGLPGMDVSSYQGNVNWSGAWANGARFAYVKATEGTYYTNAYFAQQYNGSYNVGMIRGAYHFARPDTTTGATQANYFVDHGGGWSRDGKTLPGALDIEYNPYGATCYGLSQASMRSWIASFVNQYYARTGRWATIYTTTDWWSTCTGNTSQFAANNPLWIARYSSSVGTLPAGWGTYSFWQWSSSGVFPGDQNVWNGTLDRLRVLACNGTC; from the coding sequence ATGCACCGTCACCTGCGATCGGCGCTGCGCGCGGCCGGCGCCGCCCTGCTCGCCACCGTCACCGCCGCCGCCGCGGCCCTGATCGGCGCCGCGCCCGCCCACGCCGCCCCGGCCGGGCTGCCCGGCATGGACGTCTCCAGCTACCAGGGCAACGTGAACTGGTCCGGCGCCTGGGCCAACGGCGCCCGGTTCGCGTACGTCAAGGCGACCGAGGGCACCTACTACACCAACGCCTACTTCGCCCAGCAGTACAACGGCTCCTACAACGTCGGGATGATCCGCGGGGCCTACCACTTCGCCCGTCCGGACACCACCACCGGCGCGACCCAGGCGAACTACTTCGTCGACCACGGCGGCGGCTGGTCGCGGGACGGCAAGACGCTGCCCGGCGCGCTCGACATCGAGTACAACCCGTACGGCGCCACCTGCTACGGGCTGAGCCAGGCGTCGATGCGGAGCTGGATCGCCTCGTTCGTCAACCAGTACTACGCCCGGACCGGACGGTGGGCCACCATCTACACCACCACCGACTGGTGGAGCACCTGCACCGGCAACACGTCGCAGTTCGCGGCCAACAACCCACTGTGGATCGCGCGGTACTCCAGCAGCGTCGGCACGCTGCCGGCCGGCTGGGGCACGTACTCGTTCTGGCAGTGGTCCTCCTCCGGCGTGTTCCCGGGTGACCAGAACGTCTGGAACGGCACGCTGGACCGGCTCCGCGTGCTGGCCTGCAACGGCACCTGCTGA